The DNA window CTCATGGCAGTGCCCTGCTGAACCACTCTGGATGTATCTCGAAGATGCCCTGCTATTTCTACGGATTGAGCAAAATACTGGGCTCCCCGTAACTCCTTCGCATTGGCTTCGTTCCGCCAAACTTGGGTTGATCCGCTCTCGTTTTCAGCTTGCATTAGTCAGTCTTTGTAGTGTTGGTGGTTTCTCCAAGGGTCAAGGGGCGGAaccccaaaacaaaaaatcaaaaataacaaacggaactttaaataaaatcaaaatcataTATTTAGCAACTTATGGGCTAAGAACTTAAAATAGATCAAATGACGTGAAATAAACAATTTCAGGTTCTCTTAAAGCTTCAAATGCGTATAACTCATGTTCAGAACGGCATATATCAGAATTGGTTTAAATAAATCGTGCTCGTGTGTTTCGGTGTGGGCCTTGAGTGTCCTGGGGATCTTGTATAATACATTCAATTGTTGTGGCTGCGATTTGTGCATTGAACAGTTTTCAATTGGTTGGAAGCgcatttttgattaaaatattaaggGTAAAGTAAGAAGACAACTGAGTGTCCCATAGATAATGAATTACTGACTCGCAAAGCTCTACAAATAAGCAAACATCACAAGTCAACGCAAAACGCAAACAAAACTCCAAATGTGCGCTGTCCTACGAATTGCAAAATGTATAGGAAGAAGCGATACAATTCGTATAAGTTATGACTAAGTATATCAATTAGACGAGTTAATATTATGACTTTGACTTAGGCTAGGCAAAGGATGAGTTTTCTGCTCCTGGCATAAATGGCAAAAGTTTACACAAACAGATTCGGAAATCAATCTTCTCTTTACACACAAGATTCATCGTAGTCGATGTTGTTCTGATATCTCGGTAGACACCGCCTAAAACTAAAATACACTGTATTAGAAATTGGTTTCAATATAAGTATGTTTTTTgtgatttccttttttctcGGGGATGCCCTCGCACTATCCCTCGTATAACTTTTAGTGATTTCCTTTAGTTTTCCTGCACACACTTATAGTAGTTATCCATATATGAATgggtttatatatattttatgtaagttTGGTTTGCTGCTTGCATAGGCAATATAAATATGTTCTTGAAATTTTCTTTCCCTTCGTTATAATTACTTGAAGTAGTTGAATAATTTTACGTGTATATGCGGTATATAACTCCCCCTTTTTTCGCTCCGTGTGTGCCGATGatctgtctgtgtgtgtgtctgagGGTCATTCAACTCCCACGCACTTCATGCACTTAAATCACTAAGCTAAAATGCCTCGCCCATCGTCGCGGGAGGGGCTTACAAATTACACTGCCATAGTATCGTAGGCTGTGAATCCTGCGCCATTTGTTTGTTGGAGTTGGAGTTGTTTTGGGCCGGTTTCGTTTCTGCACGTGAAGAAATGTATCTGATTAGTGGAGATCTTGGATGGGGGACTAGGATAATTAGGTTTATGCTGCAACCAAAGCATTGCATGAGAACGAGATGGGATCCTTCGGGGGCTCCTTAGGGACAGAGCCCATCCGGATCCCATCCCGCCTTGGTGGCCGTGTCTTTATGTTCTGTTCGTGGCTTAACATAGTTTACTTCTGgttctttttggttttggcaAGCTGAGGCCAAGCACAAAGCTGCAATAAACTGTTAATACGAGTACTTATGGAAACACTTGAGTATTTTGATAGACAGATATGGCATAGGGTCTGCTTATCATATGGAGTAGTTGTCAAAAGGATTTCAAAACATTCAACTGTGATTTGCTGTCcaaccaaaaaccaaaccaaaagaaattaaagacAAAACCAACACAACACACAACATAAAGTGAGAACCAAGAACTCAAGTCGGGTTATACATAGATGTAAGGACAATATGCATTATAGTTTAGTACTGATAAGTAGGTGCTTGGGCATGCAGGTTAGTCACATTTTGTTAGGGCTTTCAAGACTTACAACTGTCGTCGACTAATGTCAGCGATCATAATCATTCACAATTGGGTTATTAGGTAAACGAAGAAaggaaaattaattgattgaGATTAGTGACGGGAGAATTGCATCAGAACTACAATCAACAATTTCTGTGCAACAGTTTCAACTTCTGATGATTGACGTGTGGGCGTGTAAATATTCTATATCAGACCGATGGGTCTGTCTTACCTTTCAATCAGTTTACGCATTTCTTCGGTGGTGCGCTGATCTTTCGGTTGTGGGGATCGCTTCACTGCTGCGAGTTCAGCATTTCGGGGTTCAAAGTATTTGCAAAAGAAATTGGTTTGTGTTGCCCGAACCGATAGAGTAgggtaatatataaatttaataaagttcCATAAAAGAAAACggaaagaaaaatttaaatggagatgaaatcataaaaacataatTAGCTTAGATCTAAAAACTATACACTCGGCGTTTAACCAGAAATGGGTGACTTCGTGCAGGAATCTTGAAAATAAGTGCGAATCCCCCGTGTCTTTACTTATTCGGACCTCTAAGAGGTCCTCCCATGCAGGTTTCCAGTGACTATTCGAATTCACGGGTTGTGATTAGATACAAACATAAAACATTGAAATGCAAACGGTGTGCTCCATGAAGTGAAATGAAATGTAAATGTGCAATAGAGTTGAatcttaaaagtaaataaacatAACAACTGTGTACCAAAACCAAAGTTAAATCGAAATAACTTAAGACGTTGATGTTCCTTTACAAAAATTTAGCAAAACACAGCGTGAATATTCTAGGATGAGCGAGATAACAAAAAATCTCTGAAAAATGCGAGgacatttttaatggcaaTGACGAAGTTGAATGATCGCTGGATATATCTTGTGGAATATACACAAATTGTTGATTATGAACGCGAGGCGAGGGGCTCGTGAGAAATCGAAGTATGAGAGGTGATCAGTTATCGAATGATGATCGTGGTAAATCACACAAACTAACTCAACTTCGGCTAGGATCACTCACCCTCGTTGGAGtcttctaaaatatattttacacaaaatttcgAACAGATGCAGTTGAAAAAGATGGCGAATTGATATTGTTAAAATCTCTCGTATGTATCAAGTCGAATTTTTagatatatttaatgtaataaaaacGCAAACATCCTTTTATGAAGGAGATGTCTCAAGTTACCAACTTACCGCCATAGTTTCCGCGTGGTCCATGATCACGATCGCACTCTGCCTCTGAGATCTCGTTACTCTCCTTGGAGTCGTTGAATGAGGAGTTGCTCATGTCATGGTTGcgtggcggtggtggtggaggcTCGGGCGATCCATTGCCAGGGTTGCGGGCAGAGCCTGTGGATTGGGGTGTTCATAAGATAACATAATATATAGTAGGGAGAGCTTTTTCCACTCACCGATGCTGCGACGTCCCATTGATCCTCGAGAGCCGTAGTGATCGTAGGGCTGTCCATAGGGTCCTCCGTACTGGGAGCCGTACTGATCCTCCTCGGGGGCGCAGTTGGCGGGatcgtcgtattcgggtccgGGTCCGGAGTACAGGCTGCCGCCTTGCGAGTTGACGCGGGTGTATCGGCGCTACAGGTTACAGGGCAATCCATCAGACTCTCTTCCACAACCCATCATTAACTATCAAACACTCACATATTGATCCTCCTCGGCACAGTTGGCGGGGTCATCGTACTCGGGAGCTGGCGTGTAGATCGAGGACTGTCCTCCCTGGCTGTTCTTGCGCTGGTAGCGATTGGCCCTGGGCATCGACTGCGATCCGGAGCGGGAGTGCACGTGTCCCGGATGTCCTGGGGGCAGCATGGTGCCCGCGTGTCCGGGAACTGGGCCGGCATGTCCGTTCTGGTGCGGGAAGGTCTGGAAGTTCATGGCCTTGGTGGGGTCCATTTCCTCGCGGAAGCCGAGCAGGTGGAACGTGGCATAGGGGCAGATTTCATCTTCCATGCCTTGCGGGGGAGTAAATCGATTATTATCTGTGTTCTCCCCAGTAAATTCAATGTGTTTTCGGTGGAATTGGTTTAGTGTTTTTAGTATGCTGCGATGATACCTGTTAGCCCTTACCAAGTGATTACTTACAAGTTGGTTAGCTTGAGTTAGCTGGTTGCGACCAGGAGTTAGACTATGGGTTAGTGCGGGTTCGTAACTTAAAAGTAGGTAAACACTAAGAGGGATCGATTCTTGAAAGTTTagtttgataaataaataataagaacTAGGTAAGGTAAGGAAAAGTGctctaatattattatttatttaatttcgaatGAAAGGGTTCTTTTAGTTTTATCAGAATCTGTACAAATGTGTGGCTGGTAAAAATAACATTCCATTGAGAAAATGAAATTCTAAGcaatttaactttattttaattttatctgaCAGTTAACAGGCTTAAGATTTTTTGTAAATCATTAACTTTGCAGAAACTAAATTAAGGAAAATGATAGTTCAGTTATCGATCCACTCCATTGACAAGGTTGGGTGTTGGGGTTAGTGGGGTTCTTTCGGGggtaaataaaacttaatcCGCAGAAGGGAGCGGCTGCTCCTCTACGCTCCGCCTACCTGGATGCCTGTAGTGGCACTCGGCATTgccgtgggcgtggccgtAATGGTTGCCGTGCATGGGGACTGGCGGCGCCTTCAGCTCCTCGTAGAGGTTGGGATTGCGCCGGGGATCCCAGGTCGAGTGGTTCGAACGGAGGCCACCGCGGCCTGGACAGTTCGAAGAGTGGTGTTCATGTGGTTCAGGGTGAGGTGTGTGGATGGATTCGTTTCGAGTGtgttttttcaatttccaatTTCGTACAACATCAAAATTAGGTCAACGGAAATCATAATCGAATTGAAGCAACCGAAGTGGTGCGGGATTTGGAGGTGGTGCATGGGGAGCAGAGGGTTAAACGATAAGTATAATTTCAATAAGAACCCAAAGtggtaaacaaatatttttctaaattaacAACAACATTTAGTAACATAGTTCTTTTCATGCCGGGAGAGTCGGGGTGGAACCGAAAAGGAAGCGGCTTAAAGAAGCAACACTAAGAATTTTTTGGGTCCGGAAAAGCTTAGCTTGAGTGTGATATGTGGGCGGATTTATACCCCTTGGTGTATGCAAAAGCAACGCAAAATACATTTCGTGTATGGTTTTTTCGTTCGCAAAGTAAATGGAAGAAAGAACTAAGCCCCAGGCCATGCCCGGGGATCCGGGAACCGGGGGAACCCTCGAGCCCCAGCCATGGACCCTCGGCATTAATAAATGTTGCATTGGAAATTTAGATGCTTACTTATGACTGTACCTCGCTTAATCCGGTCGCAGGTGTTGTAGTTGGAGCCGGGAACGGGGGGCAGCTTCCGGTTGGGCGGGGCGATGTAGCCGAGCTCGTCGCGCAGGTCAGGACGACGCTTGTCCAGGGTGGCGCCGGGTCCCATTGTCTGATTGTAAACTACATCGTCTAGAATTAATACATGATATCGCCAACTCAATATTGAAACACTGAAGATGCTTTTCCTTCGTTATATGCTGCTCGCATTCAATCAACTCGCATACTTTACTTCTGTTTCTTTCGATCTCGACTTGTTCCGTCACTCGTTACTGGatttgacaattattttttttttggtttttggtgcGGCATGTCAACACACTAAATGTGCTAAATAGTAGCTCAAAAATACAAGTTACAATTGCGTAAAAGGATTCCAAAAGAGGTTACGTGAAGTGTTTTGGTTATTTGTTTTCGATTTCAAAATATACCAACTGGTTATTACGATTACGACTGATAGCAATGACATGAAATGAGCGATGAACTTAATTTTGGATTTTACTCGACTTTACTTGGTCATCGATCAAGGATCTCGATGGTGATTTCAAAAAGCATCTTAGTTTTGGTTGGTTAGGGGGGAAAGTACGGAAAGTATTCAGAACTCAAAAACGAATACGATAGATTTGAAATGTCTTGTTTTGTGGAGGATTGGTTGTAGATAAGATAGAGTAGTATTTGATTCTTGTGAAAGTTGCTCAGAGTATAAGCAAAACGTATGTACAACAACGGGGCTATAATAGATATATAGTTTACTATGGTTAAACTTATATTGCATATAGATAGTGTACTTCACAGAGCCAACAATAACtggtcaataaataaatttaccaCTTGGCTGGTAACTTTATCTATTCTTTAGTCGTTATCAGATGTTTTAGTACAACTTTCAAGTCATATTTGGCAATTGATAAACCAATTGGTTTTAATGACGGTGAAGTAtcaatgatgatttcataTGTACACACAGATATTGACACTAGttgaatatattatatgaACTATTATAGTTATATTTTGATAGTTTGGTATATTTTCAGTACTTGTCTGCTGACTGTTTATGTTGGTATATTTTTGGAGTGCGATCTTTTGGTTTATTTCTGTAAGTGTAGCTTGTATAAATGCTTCAACAAATATAGATGAATCATGCAAAGCCGAACTACACATTAACATTCCATCAGAAAATAGCAATTTTACAAACCGACCAATTTGTTTATCAGAGTGACGGCTAAACTTATCGGCATATTGGCTAAACTGTTGGCAATACACTTGAAAAAAGCGTCATGTAAAtcatagaaataaaaataaataaaataattttgtaaaattgtataatGCTTGATAATTATTGATAAattgattattaaatataaaacgaatactttataaaataaaaaaaaatttctttgacCTTGCCGTTATACGTTTCACTTTCAATATTTAGCCAATATgaaacaaaacagaaataaaatatttcgctAGGATCTACAATAGGCAAAGAGTGGGTTAAGATCGATAAAAAGACGTTGTGCTTGAGCTATGGTCCTTGGAGGAGAACCTACAGTACACATCCTTCTGGCCGCCGCGCATGTCGTCCGCTCGTCGCCGGGAAAGGGCCACGCAGACCACGCAGATGCCCACCGCCACCACGACCACGGTGGCGATCAGGGGCACCATGAAGTTGAGGTCGAGCCACTCGGGCATCCAGGCGGGCAGGCGGATGCGGGTGTGCACGTTCCCGTGGCCCGTGCCATCGTCCAGGGGCGCAATGGTGCCTTTCGACGTCCGCAAGGGGGGTCATACAAACCGGATTCGCACATGCAATTTTCGCGGGTCATACACAACAACAAATCGGGGATGTGGGCAGGCAGTACAGGCAatagttttggtttttgtttttcaagcGCAAGTGTGGGTGGGTGTTTCAGGTGGTGTTCAGAGAGAGGTAGAGAGAAACCGAAAAGAGAACGAAATCTTAATTAGTTTTCAGCATAGATACCTTTGTGGTGATTGCCCTTGCTACGCAGTATACAAATAACAATTATCGCTATGATTATGACGAGCAGAGCCGCCACGACGGGCACAACTAAATTTAGGTTCGAGAGGATAATGCGGATCGTGTCCTCGGCGCTTAGTTCGGGTAAATCTCGCGAGGGTGCGATAGTGcctgcaacaacaataacatcAACAACCAAAGGGTGTTTTTTTCAGTGGATGGAAAAAGACATATCACGgatagagagagagcgagacaGAGACACACAGAGTGAGAGAGAGACAGGAAGATCAGCCATGGCCTTTGACCTCTGCTGGCACACTGACCTTTGTACCGGGCACACTCACACGTACATATACAAATACAGACTGTGGCAGGTGAGAAGAGTTCAAAGGTTAACTTGTCGATATTAAGTAGTAATTTTCGATATTGATAAGAGAGAAgatataaagtaaatatagtACTTGTTTTCGATTATTTTACATGGCGCAGAACTTTAAGCACGCATCAAAATGTGATTAAGTTATATGAGAACTAgttaaactattaaaaaactcgtaatttaataagaaactgtttttaaatacgtttaaatgcaatttgtttGTGTCCGCTTACAGCTAGTTAATGATGTATGTTGTAAGATCGCTAAAACTGGACGAAACGAATGGAACAGCATTCCAAGAACGAGACAAGTATCCTTGAAATAAACCAACTAACTCAGGTGGAACTCAACTGTATCTTGACATAACTTCAACTGAAACGAATCGAAATGGCAAAAACCCAAAAGAAAATGTCTGCGTGTGACTGTGGTGATAAGTATAAGTCGAACCATAAGTAAAAGTTTAAGAAATCAACTCTCTCAGATAAAGACTCTCTGGCCAGGACTCCCAGATATCAGGAATGAAGATTCTTTGGTTGTTGTGCTTGATTGTTATGGCATGGTGGCTCTGCTCGATTCTTGGGATTGAGTTTCACACTTTCTTTGTCTTTTCCAAGCTTCTGTTAAATGAGCACTTTGCTGTTGTTAAtcaaatgaaaagcaaaacaagttagctaaattataaatgtatcttttttgGTGAGTGAATCGATTCTGTGACCAGTTGTGATGGGGAGTTCTAACCCAAAGTGAAGACTGGGTTCTGAAAAGTGGCTGAAGCCGTTTGGAAATTAGTTTCTTATCAGGAGGAAGGTACATTGATTGGAGTTTTGTACAATCTATTGATTCGGGAATGGATCAGCGGGTGTAACAACATTtattctatatttttaataacgaCAGGATCCATCGATTCTTTATTTCACAGTGAAAGTGTATTTTACAAGATCTCTTTCACGAACTGGGCacagaaatgcaaaaaataatacaaaggaaaataataaaaaatcatacaaGAACATTCCATGTCAtgaatatacattttgttattaaaaacacattttttcgaatttttttcGCAGTGACTTGGTGACTTGGAATGTCCTACCAATTCATACTGTGATCTAGAGCACTACAAATGCTTGGGTCTAGTTAAACgtaggaaaaattaaaatcgtgGCTGTTGGTGAGTTAGTAAACTATTCAATTATGTACATATGCAGATACGTTGCAGTAGCTCTTCACTGGGATTGTTGGTAAAAACGGAAGGAAACAAATTGCATTTACGTAAGGAAAATGATTACTCTTTACACTATTCGGGTGCTTCTGCGTTCAGAGTTCTGGCAGtcaaaaactattttcaaaCATAAAATCATAATGTAACTCAAGCTACTATATCGACAAGCTTTGTGTGGgttaccaaaaataataaaatactgtGCAATTTGCTCACattgaaaagcaaaaaaaattaaaatttgctcATATTTTGGAAAATATGTTACACATTTTTGTGATTGGTAAAGACAAAATAAACTCAGGAGTTCGGGTGTTCAACATTGTAAAGCTTGGTGCTTCTCATCTTGTTATTTGTATATGGACAGTGGGTCGGAGACGAGTTCCCAAAAACCGCACCAAAGATCATCCATCCTCGGTTAGGTATTTTCAGGACCTCACTCCGAAACTGTCAACGTAGAGTACTCTATGTACAAAAGCAATGCAGGATTCGTTTGGGAATCGGAGAACAGATCATAAATACCTCCAGTGACGGTCAGAGTGGCAAAGTCGTATTCGGCCACAGTGAAGCCAGCCGAGTTGTGGGCGGTGATGCGGAGGTTGTACCAGGTAGCGGGTTCCAGGTCCAAGACCACGTAGTTGTTGTCCGGTTTCACGTTGTTGGAGATCTGGTTCCATTCGATTTGATCGCTGAGGGGGTTAAAATGTTAGAGAAAGCTCTAATTCTAAGTGTTCCATAAGCATGATCTACCGTTTCTTGCTCTCTACCACAAAGTGCGACATGGGGCAGCCGCCATCTTTCCAGGCCTTGAAGTGCAGCGACACGGAGTTGGAGGAGACTTCAATGAAGCGCGGCTTCTCAGGCAGCTTGGGCTTCTGTCCCTTGGTCCGGGTGTTCAATATGTCCGAAGCCTCGCCAGCTCCAATGCTAAAATACATAGGTCAAGAGAATTCCCTAAAAATAGGTATTCTAAAGATTCTTACTTGTTAAATCCTGTGGCATAGACCTGATAACGGGAGCCGCACAGCAGATTCTCAATATTGTGCTTCTGTGAGTCAACGGATACCTCAGAGGTTTCCCATTCTCCGAATTCTGGGATTGTAGAGTTAGAATACgtttaatttgaaatacaGAAACCTTCTGTTATCCTAGTTATCGGATTTACCCACCTGGCTTGTAGTGCAGGGTGTATCCATGCAGAGGGGCGGTGTCTCCCTCATGGGGCTTTAGCTTGACGGTCAGGGCATCAGTGGTGGTGGCCGAGAGGGTGACGTGGGGCGATTGTGGGGGAGCCAGGACAATCAGCTTGTGCGTGATCGAGTCCTTGGCAATCGAGTTCTCAGCGTGGCAGGAATAGTCTCCGGCATCCTGGCGATTGACCGACTTGATCAGGAGAGAGCCATCGGGCAGCACGCGCATCCTATCGTTGGCGCTGAACTCGACGCCCTTGATCTTCCAGGTGATCTCCGGCTGGGGAGCTCCAACGGCCAGGCAGGGCATTTTGGCGTCCTCCTTGAAGGTGGCGGTGAAGGTGTCGTCGAAGGAGGCGATCTTGGCGGGCACCTGGTCGCTGGGCATGGCCACAATGCTCTTGGACTGCTGGCCCTCGCCAATCGTGGTGCTAGCCGTCACCCAGAATTCGTAGGGCTTGTTCTTCTCCAGTTCGGTGGCCTCGAAGCTCATCTGGTAGTGGGGTACCTTCTGGGTCTTTGTCTCGGTCTCAGCGCCTTCGGCCTTCGAGTATACGGTGTACTGGGTGATAATGCCATTGGGCTGTGCTGGTGGGCGCCAAGAAACCAGGATGGCAGCGTTACCCATAACCAGGGCTTTCACATCAGTAGGGGCTTCGGGAACTGTTTTTGAGGAAAGGGTTAAGTATCATGATTTGTGCTAAGTGTTGCTTTTAAAATAACCCACCATCGGGTTCGGTTTGGCAGTGGATGGGCACGCTGCGAACGCCATCACCTCCGGCTGTGGTGGCCAGGACTTGCATCGTGTAGTTGGTGTACTTCTTCAGGCCATGGAGAACGGTGTCGGAGGAGGCAGTCTTCTTATAGTGTCGCTTGGTCTcatctaaaataatattttttaggaaaaTCCCCAACATTGATTCATTGCACTTGACTTTACTTACCATACCACTCGTCGCTGGGGGCATAGACAACCTTGTAGGTCTTGATCACTCCGTTGGCGGACTCCAGGGGTGGGCTCACCCAGCCGACGCGGATGGTCTGCGAGGTCAGGGTGGTGCAGGCGGTGTCGCTGGGCGGCTGGCTTGGGGTTCCCTCGGCGGTGAACTGCTTCTCCTCCTCGCTCAATGGACCGGCTCCGATCTTGTTGAATGCCTGAATGACCACCGAGTACTGGGTGTAGACGCGCAGGTTCTGCAGCTCCAGGTTGTGCTCCTTGCCCTCCTCGGTGATGAAGTTGATGGTCTCGAAAACGTACGAAGAGTTGGTGTTGGACAGCTTGTAGCCGACGTAGTAGCCCAGGATCTCTCCGTTCCACTCGGTGCGTGGCGGTGGCTTCCAGGTGACGCGCATGGTGGTCTGGTTCACGGGCTCCACCTTGATGTTCTGCGGCTTGCCGGATGGCGCTTCCTCGGCCGTGATGATGGTTACTGCTTCGGAGGATTGGGATGTGCCAATGGCGTTCTCGGCCACGATGCGAATGTTGTAGGTGGTGGCGGGACTGAGCTTCTGCACTTGGGCTTCGGTGGTGTGTCCGGGGACAATAACGCGATCGATTTCACTCCAGGACGCACGGGAACGCTTGAACTCAATGATGTACCTGTCCAGGGGGGAGTTGCCGTCGTAGGGTTGGGCCCAGCTCAGCTGCACAGAACGGCCGGACTTGTCGAGCACCTTCAGGGCATAGGGCATCTCGGGAACTTCCTGGACAATCATGTTTATACTGGCATCGTCGGATCCAAAGGCATTGGTGGCCACGCAGGTGAAGAGGGCGGAGTCGGATCGCTCGGTGCGCTTGATGGACAAACTGGACATGACTCCGGTGGAGAGAATCTCCTCGCGAATGGTGTAGCGGTTGTCGTTCTTGGGGTCCAGGCGCATGTTGTTCATGTTCCATAAGATGCCGATGGGTTTCTCGCCCTTGGCCTCGCACTGCAGTACGGCGGGTTCTCCTCGTCGGGCGGTCTGGTTACGCAGCTTTTCGGTGAACTCGGGAGGGGCCTGGACGCTGATCATGATCACTGCCGAGAGTCCGGAGCCGATGCCATTAATAGCCTCGCACAGGTAGTAGCCCTCGTTGGTCTTTTGGATGTTGTCCACATGCAGAGTGCCCTCCTCCACGCGGATGTTGTCGCTCTTCTTCAGATCCTTGTACTCTCCGGGGGTGTCACCTGGAAAGTATGTGATACTTAGCCACCTTTCTCGGGGTCGTAAGGGAGTTGTACGTACCAACTGCCTTCTTCCATGTGACTTGGGGTTTGGGGAAGCCATCAGCTTTGCACTCAACCTTGGCATCGGAGCCCTGGGCGAAGGCCTTGTCGGTGGGTTCGAGGATCCATCTGGGTGGTACTGTTGGTGGAGTTGGTGGGTTGTCGCGGGAGTGGAAAGATAATATGTTAGTTGAGATGTCGTGGTTGCTTATCATAATTATTTGCATGCAGTAGGGTTGAGAATATCAGAGGAAGCGGAAGGACGGACCTAGTTTCAAGCAAAGTGAAATGATCTTTTCAAGTTTTTTCGTTC is part of the Drosophila biarmipes strain raj3 chromosome 2R, RU_DBia_V1.1, whole genome shotgun sequence genome and encodes:
- the LOC108030033 gene encoding cell adhesion molecule Dscam2 isoform X4, with the translated sequence MNMPNGRLKWLMLYAAVALIACGSQCLAANPPDADQKGPVFLKEPTNRIDFSNSTGAEIECKASGNPMPEIIWIRSDGTAVGDVPGLRQISSDGKLVFPPFRAEDYRQEVHAQVYACLARNQFGSIISRDVHVRAVVAQYYEADVNKEHVIRGNSAVIKCLIPSFVADFVEVVSWHTDEEENYFPGAEYDGKYLVLPSGELHIREVGPEDGYKSYQCRTKHRLTGETRLSATKGRLVITEPVGSVSPQLSGNGNQEHITLTRVPKMGSVTLMCPAQAYPVPFFRWYKFIEGTTRKQAVVLNDRVKQVSGTLIIKDAVVEDSGKYLCVVNNSVGGESVETVLTVTAPLSAKIDPPTQTVDFGRPAVFTCQYTGNPIKTVSWMKDGKAIGHSEPVLRIESVKKEDKGMYQCFVRNDQESAEASAELKLGGRFDPPVIRQAFQEETMEPGPSVFLKCVAGGNPTPEISWELDGKKIANNDRYQVGQYVTVNGDVVSYLNITSVHANDGGLYKCIAKSKVGVAEHSAKLNVYGLPYIRQMEKKAIVAGETLIVTCPVAGYPIDSIVWERDNRALPINRKQKVFPNGTLIIENVERNSDQATYTCVAKNQEGYSARGSLEVQVMVLPQVVPFDFGEESINELDMVSASCTVNKGDLPVDIYWTKNGGRVYTNDGLIVTRNSQRLSVLSIESVRARHAGNYSCVATNNAGAITQSAMLAVNVPPRWILEPTDKAFAQGSDAKVECKADGFPKPQVTWKKAVGDTPGEYKDLKKSDNIRVEEGTLHVDNIQKTNEGYYLCEAINGIGSGLSAVIMISVQAPPEFTEKLRNQTARRGEPAVLQCEAKGEKPIGILWNMNNMRLDPKNDNRYTIREEILSTGVMSSLSIKRTERSDSALFTCVATNAFGSDDASINMIVQEVPEMPYALKVLDKSGRSVQLSWAQPYDGNSPLDRYIIEFKRSRASWSEIDRVIVPGHTTEAQVQKLSPATTYNIRIVAENAIGTSQSSEAVTIITAEEAPSGKPQNIKVEPVNQTTMRVTWKPPPRTEWNGEILGYYVGYKLSNTNSSYVFETINFITEEGKEHNLELQNLRVYTQYSVVIQAFNKIGAGPLSEEEKQFTAEGTPSQPPSDTACTTLTSQTIRVGWVSPPLESANGVIKTYKVVYAPSDEWYDETKRHYKKTASSDTVLHGLKKYTNYTMQVLATTAGGDGVRSVPIHCQTEPDVPEAPTDVKALVMGNAAILVSWRPPAQPNGIITQYTVYSKAEGAETETKTQKVPHYQMSFEATELEKNKPYEFWVTASTTIGEGQQSKSIVAMPSDQVPAKIASFDDTFTATFKEDAKMPCLAVGAPQPEITWKIKGVEFSANDRMRVLPDGSLLIKSVNRQDAGDYSCHAENSIAKDSITHKLIVLAPPQSPHVTLSATTTDALTVKLKPHEGDTAPLHGYTLHYKPEFGEWETSEVSVDSQKHNIENLLCGSRYQVYATGFNNIGAGEASDILNTRTKGQKPKLPEKPRFIEVSSNSVSLHFKAWKDGGCPMSHFVVESKKRDQIEWNQISNNVKPDNNYVVLDLEPATWYNLRITAHNSAGFTVAEYDFATLTVTGGTIAPLDDGTGHGNVHTRIRLPAWMPEWLDLNFMVPLIATVVVVAVGICVVCVALSRRRADDMRGGQKDVYYDVVYNQTMGPGATLDKRRPDLRDELGYIAPPNRKLPPVPGSNYNTCDRIKRGRGGLRSNHSTWDPRRNPNLYEELKAPPVPMHGNHYGHAHGNAECHYRHPGMEDEICPYATFHLLGFREEMDPTKAMNFQTFPHQNGHAGPVPGHAGTMLPPGHPGHVHSRSGSQSMPRANRYQRKNSQGGQSSIYTPAPEYDDPANCAEEDQYRRYTRVNSQGGSLYSGPGPEYDDPANCAPEEDQYGSQYGGPYGQPYDHYGSRGSMGRRSIGSARNPGNGSPEPPPPPPRNHDMSNSSFNDSKESNEISEAECDRDHGPRGNYGAVKRSPQPKDQRTTEEMRKLIERNETGPKQLQLQQTNGAGFTAYDTMAV